One genomic window of Polyangium aurulentum includes the following:
- a CDS encoding lysophospholipid acyltransferase family protein, protein MAIRDKLESLVDDLRRHDSVLWRRALNAGVTRGPDVLVRHSPPLFGLVFGLALGDKRRAVRRNLRSALGERGALAEYADVARVFTNFARCLTEALVAASDRRDRMLGVLHADENLMSAAREGRGLIIATAHTGGWQAAGPLLRSVHALDVIVAMAPERDERARELSDGARDRAGVRVVHVGTSPLDALPLLAHLRRGGVVAVQIDRLPPNMRWREVTLFGKPFRMPEGPLQLAALSGAPILPVLTRRLGYMRYEIVSSPPISLPRKPSAAELDDAARRITAAMETFLRANPTQWFHFE, encoded by the coding sequence GTGGCCATCCGCGACAAGCTCGAAAGCCTGGTCGACGATCTTCGCAGGCACGACTCGGTGCTCTGGCGGCGCGCGCTGAACGCGGGCGTGACGCGCGGGCCCGACGTGCTCGTGCGTCATTCGCCGCCGCTCTTCGGCCTCGTGTTCGGCCTCGCGCTCGGCGACAAACGGCGCGCGGTCCGGCGAAACCTCCGCAGCGCGCTCGGCGAGCGGGGCGCCCTCGCCGAGTACGCCGACGTCGCGCGCGTCTTCACGAACTTCGCGCGCTGCTTGACCGAGGCCCTGGTCGCGGCGAGCGATCGGCGCGATCGCATGCTCGGCGTGCTCCACGCCGACGAGAACTTGATGTCGGCCGCGCGGGAAGGGCGCGGGCTCATCATCGCGACGGCGCACACGGGCGGATGGCAGGCGGCGGGGCCGCTCCTGCGCAGCGTGCACGCGCTCGACGTCATCGTGGCCATGGCGCCCGAGCGGGACGAGCGGGCGCGAGAGCTGTCGGACGGCGCGCGCGATCGCGCGGGCGTGCGCGTCGTGCATGTTGGGACGAGCCCGCTCGACGCGCTGCCCTTGCTCGCCCATCTGCGGCGCGGCGGGGTCGTCGCGGTGCAGATCGACAGGCTGCCGCCGAACATGCGCTGGCGCGAGGTCACGCTCTTCGGCAAGCCTTTTCGTATGCCGGAGGGACCGCTCCAGCTCGCCGCCCTGAGCGGGGCGCCGATCTTGCCGGTGCTCACCCGGAGGCTCGGCTACATGCGCTACGAGATCGTCTCCTCCCCGCCGATTTCCCTGCCGCGCAAGCCCTCTGCAGCCGAGCTGGACGACGCTGCGCGCAGGATCACAGCGGCGATGGAGACCTTCTTGCGCGCGAACCCGACGCAGTGGTTCCACTTCGAGTAA
- the rimM gene encoding ribosome maturation factor RimM (Essential for efficient processing of 16S rRNA): MAEVGRAHGIRGEVRLKLYHEGSELLGQRPTLKLRLPDGTEQPAKIVSARNANKALLARLEGVDDRNAAEALAGAVLLVPRDEFPPLEEGEFYACDLEGARAVLPSGEEVGVVEALASYPTCEVLVIDRGLDGKLEVPLVEAYVASVDVDGRVVQLVTIEGLG; the protein is encoded by the coding sequence GTGGCCGAGGTGGGCCGCGCCCACGGGATCCGGGGCGAGGTGCGCCTCAAGCTCTACCACGAGGGCTCGGAGCTGCTCGGACAGCGGCCCACGCTGAAGCTGCGATTGCCCGACGGCACCGAGCAGCCCGCCAAGATCGTCTCGGCGCGCAACGCGAACAAAGCGCTGCTCGCCAGGCTCGAGGGCGTCGACGATCGCAACGCCGCCGAGGCGCTGGCCGGCGCCGTGCTGCTCGTGCCCCGCGACGAGTTCCCTCCGCTCGAAGAGGGCGAGTTCTACGCGTGCGACCTCGAAGGCGCGCGCGCGGTCTTGCCCTCGGGCGAGGAGGTCGGCGTCGTCGAGGCCCTCGCGAGCTACCCGACTTGCGAGGTGCTCGTCATCGATCGCGGCCTCGACGGCAAGCTCGAGGTGCCGCTGGTCGAGGCCTACGTCGCGTCCGTCGACGTCGACGGGCGCGTCGTGCAGCTCGTCACGATCGAGGGCCTCGGCTGA
- a CDS encoding DUF72 domain-containing protein encodes MATLYVGLPVLQGDIKKYKERLDLVEIHPVDTSLPKTATLRAWRKAVPPGFVFSVVLPRVLGELGASKDADDALARSLEVAATLEARCIVLATSTEVRPTAANRKKVAALFAKIPPEGTVRCWEPRGMWEREDVIETARGAGVLPVLDAAREELPRGPLVYTRLRSLGAASGPSAAAVDRVAGGLRGRREAFVVVEGTRGAAVRVKEGLVAALARQKELPETGALIRPAMPVMRPLVAEDEEQ; translated from the coding sequence ATGGCAACGCTCTACGTCGGACTGCCCGTGCTCCAGGGCGACATCAAAAAGTACAAGGAGCGGCTCGACCTCGTGGAGATCCACCCGGTCGACACCTCCTTGCCCAAGACGGCGACCTTGCGCGCCTGGCGCAAGGCCGTCCCTCCGGGCTTCGTCTTCAGCGTGGTCTTGCCGCGCGTGCTCGGCGAGCTCGGGGCGAGCAAGGACGCGGACGACGCGCTCGCGCGCTCGCTCGAGGTCGCGGCCACGCTCGAGGCGCGCTGCATCGTGCTCGCGACCTCGACCGAGGTGCGCCCCACGGCGGCGAACAGGAAGAAGGTCGCCGCGCTCTTCGCGAAGATCCCGCCCGAGGGCACGGTGCGATGCTGGGAGCCGCGCGGGATGTGGGAGCGCGAGGACGTCATCGAGACGGCGCGCGGGGCAGGCGTGCTCCCGGTGCTCGACGCAGCCCGCGAGGAGCTGCCGCGCGGGCCTCTGGTCTACACGCGGCTGCGCTCGCTCGGAGCCGCGTCGGGGCCGAGCGCGGCGGCGGTCGATCGCGTCGCAGGCGGTCTGCGCGGCCGTCGCGAGGCGTTCGTCGTGGTGGAGGGGACGCGCGGCGCGGCCGTTCGCGTGAAGGAGGGCCTCGTGGCGGCGCTCGCGCGGCAGAAGGAGCTGCCGGAGACGGGCGCGCTCATCCGGCCTGCGATGCCCGTCATGCGACCTCTCGTCGCGGAGGACGAGGAGCAGTGA
- a CDS encoding KH domain-containing protein yields the protein MAPSASSTSALVDLVALIARSLVDNPDKVVVREAPGDRFPRIELSVAREDIGKVIGKDGRTAQSIRALLNAAASKAGLRAHLDILD from the coding sequence ATGGCGCCTTCGGCCTCATCCACGTCCGCGCTGGTGGACCTCGTCGCCTTGATCGCGCGCTCGCTCGTCGACAACCCCGACAAGGTCGTCGTGCGCGAGGCTCCGGGCGACCGTTTCCCGCGCATCGAGCTCAGCGTCGCGCGCGAGGACATCGGCAAGGTGATCGGCAAAGACGGCCGCACCGCGCAGTCGATCCGCGCGCTGCTCAACGCGGCCGCGAGCAAGGCGGGCCTGCGGGCCCACCTCGACATCCTGGATTGA
- the trmD gene encoding tRNA (guanosine(37)-N1)-methyltransferase TrmD, translating to MRIDVVTIFPELFTTFFETGMVGRAARAGALDLRAYNMREHGLGRHRSVDDTPYGGGSGMVMRVDVVVACLDAIDAQASAEGEQSHKILLSPQGRVLDQRKVEDLAARPWITLVCGRYEGFDDRVHGFVDEEISLGDFVLAGGEVAAMAVVDACSRLLPGVLGSADSAMHESHSTSMEGLLEYPHYTRPEEFRGLKVPDVLKGGNHAEIARWRRAQAEARTAERRPDLWARAIEGRKERGQA from the coding sequence ATGCGCATCGACGTCGTCACGATCTTCCCCGAGCTGTTCACCACGTTCTTCGAGACGGGCATGGTCGGGCGCGCGGCGCGCGCCGGTGCGCTCGACCTGCGCGCGTACAACATGCGCGAGCACGGCCTCGGCCGGCACCGCAGCGTCGACGACACGCCCTACGGCGGCGGCTCGGGCATGGTGATGCGCGTCGACGTGGTCGTCGCCTGCCTCGACGCGATCGACGCCCAGGCGAGCGCCGAAGGCGAACAGTCCCACAAGATCCTGCTCTCGCCGCAGGGACGCGTGCTCGACCAGCGCAAGGTCGAAGATCTCGCGGCGCGGCCCTGGATCACGCTCGTGTGCGGCCGCTACGAGGGGTTCGACGATCGCGTGCACGGGTTCGTCGACGAGGAGATCTCGCTCGGTGACTTCGTGCTCGCGGGCGGCGAGGTCGCGGCGATGGCCGTCGTCGATGCCTGCTCGCGCCTGTTGCCCGGCGTGCTCGGCAGCGCCGACAGCGCGATGCACGAGTCGCACAGCACCTCGATGGAGGGGCTGCTCGAGTACCCGCACTACACGCGCCCCGAGGAGTTCCGCGGCCTCAAGGTGCCGGACGTGCTCAAGGGCGGCAACCACGCCGAGATCGCTCGCTGGCGTCGCGCGCAGGCCGAGGCGCGCACGGCCGAGCGCAGGCCCGATCTCTGGGCGCGCGCGATCGAGGGCCGCAAGGAGCGAGGACAGGCATGA
- the hrpB gene encoding ATP-dependent helicase HrpB, whose protein sequence is MGPLPIDSLIPEICATLASGRRLVLEAPPGAGKTTRVPRAMLDAGMGERGEILVLEPRRIAARMAARRVAEEMGQRVGETIGYSMRFEEACGPQTRVRFVTEGILTRRLVRDPELNGVSAVVLDEFHERHLHGDVALALLSRLARTKRPDLAIVVMSATLEAAPVAAYLGAPIVRSEGRMFEVELDHLERSDDRPLELQVASAVRRLVREGLDGDVLVFLPGALEIRRAMEAVGPIAQAEGLLVLPLHGMLSPAEQDRAVKPADRRKIILSTNVAESSVTIDGVVAVVDSGLARVASHAPWSGLPTLKIAKIAKASAAQRAGRAGRTRPGRCLRLYTRGDLQTRPEHDAPEILRVDLAETLLELCASGVTSFADLPFLDPPPQAAVAAAEDLLVRLGAIDDARRVTPVGRRMLRFPAHPRQARIIVEAEARGIAEEGCAIAALLGERDIRAGGGSRRGGGRDEAHRSDLLVMLDDLERAELSGFSPDRLRSLGLEPARITSVDRVRKQLSRIADHRKSPPPGSAPEHERATLLAILSGYPDRVGRLRRPETSTGRTGREIVFASGGSAVLADSSVVGAEEYVVAVDAEERAEGRTSRAVVRAASAVEGDWLLELFTDRITDTTNARWNEAQERVEVTRRLAYEGLVLEETRADTADPALVGRALADAAVARGWRAFMRGEGLERWLARVGFVRTHCPEAGLPAVDEAAIEAALRDLCEGRRSFAELREADLGAAIEARLTPEQARRVAEWAPETITLPGGRRLKLEYTPDAKVTGASRLQDFFGMAEGPRVGRGRVPVVLHLLAPNQRAVQVTTDLAGFWERHYPAIARELRRRYPRHAWPDDPRHATPPAPKGRP, encoded by the coding sequence ATGGGTCCGCTGCCGATTGATTCGCTGATTCCCGAGATTTGCGCGACGCTGGCTTCTGGGCGGCGGCTCGTGCTCGAGGCTCCGCCTGGGGCGGGAAAGACGACGCGCGTGCCTCGGGCGATGCTCGATGCGGGCATGGGGGAGCGGGGGGAGATCCTCGTGCTCGAGCCGCGGCGCATCGCGGCGCGCATGGCTGCGCGGCGGGTGGCCGAGGAGATGGGGCAGCGCGTCGGCGAGACCATCGGGTACTCGATGCGCTTCGAGGAGGCCTGCGGCCCCCAGACGCGCGTTCGGTTCGTGACCGAGGGCATCCTGACGCGTCGGCTCGTGCGCGATCCCGAGCTGAACGGCGTCTCTGCGGTCGTGCTCGACGAGTTCCACGAGCGGCACTTGCACGGCGACGTCGCGCTCGCGCTGCTGTCGCGGCTCGCGCGCACGAAGAGGCCGGATCTCGCGATCGTCGTCATGTCTGCGACGCTCGAGGCGGCGCCCGTCGCGGCGTATCTCGGGGCGCCGATCGTGCGTTCGGAGGGGCGCATGTTCGAGGTCGAGCTCGATCACCTCGAGCGATCGGATGATCGCCCGCTCGAGCTGCAGGTCGCTTCGGCGGTGCGGCGGCTCGTGCGGGAGGGGCTCGACGGGGACGTGCTCGTCTTCTTGCCGGGCGCGCTCGAGATTCGCAGGGCGATGGAGGCGGTCGGGCCAATCGCGCAGGCCGAGGGGCTGCTCGTTCTGCCGCTGCACGGGATGCTCTCGCCTGCGGAGCAGGATCGCGCCGTCAAGCCTGCCGACAGGCGCAAGATCATCCTCTCGACGAACGTGGCCGAGTCGAGCGTCACGATCGATGGCGTGGTGGCGGTCGTCGACAGCGGGCTCGCGCGCGTCGCCTCGCATGCGCCCTGGTCGGGGTTGCCCACGCTGAAGATCGCCAAGATCGCGAAGGCGAGCGCCGCCCAGCGCGCGGGCAGGGCGGGACGAACGCGCCCCGGGCGATGTCTCAGGCTCTACACGCGCGGCGATCTGCAGACGCGGCCCGAGCACGACGCGCCCGAGATTCTGCGCGTCGATCTCGCCGAGACGCTCCTCGAGCTGTGCGCTTCGGGCGTGACCTCGTTCGCGGATCTTCCCTTCCTCGATCCTCCGCCGCAAGCGGCCGTGGCCGCGGCCGAGGATCTGCTCGTGCGGCTCGGCGCGATCGACGACGCGCGGCGCGTCACGCCGGTGGGCCGGCGCATGCTGCGCTTTCCGGCGCACCCGCGGCAGGCGCGCATCATCGTCGAGGCCGAGGCGCGCGGGATCGCCGAGGAGGGATGCGCGATCGCGGCCCTGCTCGGCGAGCGCGACATTCGCGCCGGCGGGGGATCGAGGCGCGGGGGCGGGCGTGACGAGGCGCATCGGTCGGATCTGCTCGTCATGCTCGACGATCTCGAGCGGGCCGAGCTCTCGGGCTTCTCGCCGGACAGGCTTCGCTCGCTCGGCCTCGAGCCTGCGCGCATCACGTCCGTCGATCGCGTTCGCAAGCAGCTCTCGCGCATCGCCGATCATCGCAAGAGCCCGCCACCTGGAAGCGCCCCGGAGCACGAGCGGGCGACCTTGCTCGCGATCCTCTCGGGCTACCCCGATCGCGTGGGCCGCTTGCGGCGACCGGAGACGTCGACGGGGCGCACGGGGCGCGAGATCGTGTTTGCGTCCGGCGGCTCGGCCGTGCTCGCGGATTCGAGCGTGGTGGGGGCCGAGGAGTACGTGGTCGCGGTCGACGCCGAGGAGCGCGCCGAGGGCCGCACGAGCCGCGCCGTCGTGCGTGCGGCGAGCGCCGTCGAGGGGGACTGGCTGCTCGAGCTGTTCACCGATCGCATCACCGACACCACGAACGCGCGCTGGAACGAGGCGCAGGAGCGCGTCGAGGTCACCCGCCGCCTCGCCTACGAGGGCCTCGTCCTCGAGGAGACGCGCGCAGACACGGCCGATCCTGCGCTCGTCGGGCGTGCGCTCGCGGATGCGGCCGTCGCGCGGGGATGGCGCGCCTTCATGCGCGGCGAGGGCCTCGAGCGCTGGCTCGCCCGTGTGGGGTTCGTCAGGACGCACTGCCCCGAGGCGGGCCTGCCTGCGGTGGACGAGGCCGCGATCGAGGCTGCGCTGCGTGATCTGTGCGAGGGTCGCAGGAGCTTCGCCGAGCTGCGCGAGGCCGATCTCGGCGCTGCGATCGAGGCTCGGTTGACGCCCGAGCAAGCGCGTCGTGTCGCCGAGTGGGCGCCCGAGACGATCACTTTGCCGGGCGGGCGGCGGCTCAAGCTCGAGTACACGCCGGACGCCAAGGTGACGGGCGCCTCGCGTCTCCAGGATTTCTTCGGGATGGCGGAGGGGCCGCGGGTCGGGCGCGGGCGGGTGCCGGTGGTCCTGCACCTGCTGGCCCCGAATCAGCGCGCGGTGCAGGTGACGACGGACCTGGCGGGGTTCTGGGAGCGCCATTATCCGGCCATCGCGCGCGAGCTGCGGCGCCGCTACCCGAGGCACGCCTGGCCGGACGACCCCCGCCACGCCACCCCGCCGGCGCCCAAGGGCAGACCCTGA
- a CDS encoding response regulator codes for MRVLVCEDQDAIRRMIETLVGSSGHEVVGVATGAKAVELASTERFDILLLDLMLPGALDGFDVCARLRGQDATKDLPIFVISAMDDSESRDRAKSAGATAFYGKPFRPLELLKDIQRVAGEKR; via the coding sequence ATGCGAGTGCTCGTCTGCGAAGATCAGGACGCCATCCGCCGGATGATCGAAACGCTGGTCGGGTCGAGCGGTCACGAGGTGGTCGGCGTGGCCACGGGCGCGAAGGCCGTGGAGCTGGCGTCGACCGAGCGGTTCGACATCCTGCTGCTCGACCTCATGCTGCCCGGCGCCCTCGACGGCTTCGACGTCTGCGCCCGCCTGCGCGGCCAGGACGCCACGAAGGATCTGCCGATCTTCGTGATCAGCGCGATGGACGACTCCGAGTCGCGCGACCGCGCCAAGAGCGCAGGCGCCACCGCGTTCTACGGCAAGCCCTTCCGCCCCCTCGAGCTCCTGAAAGACATCCAGCGCGTCGCCGGCGAAAAGCGCTGA
- the rpmB gene encoding 50S ribosomal protein L28 codes for MAKSDITGKRKLLAQNVSHSNIKTKRWQHINIQTRRLWVPELKRFVTLSLTTRDIRTIDKVGLLAYCKRYGVAL; via the coding sequence ATGGCGAAGAGCGACATCACTGGGAAACGCAAGCTTCTGGCTCAGAACGTCTCCCACTCGAACATCAAGACCAAGCGCTGGCAGCACATCAACATCCAGACGCGCCGGCTCTGGGTCCCCGAGCTCAAGCGTTTCGTCACGCTGAGCCTCACCACGCGCGACATCCGCACGATCGACAAGGTCGGCCTGCTCGCGTACTGCAAGCGCTACGGCGTGGCTCTGTAA
- the rpsP gene encoding 30S ribosomal protein S16, translating into MAVHIRLARAGTKKTPFYRIIVADQRSPRGGRFIERLGTFDPRRNELRLDTARVQHWRANGAVPSHTVSLLLKRPDVVAATAAK; encoded by the coding sequence ATGGCCGTTCACATCCGCCTCGCTCGGGCGGGCACGAAGAAGACCCCGTTCTACCGCATCATCGTCGCCGATCAGCGCTCGCCCCGCGGCGGCCGGTTCATCGAGCGCCTGGGTACGTTCGACCCGCGCCGCAACGAGCTGCGTCTCGACACTGCACGCGTGCAGCACTGGCGCGCCAACGGTGCCGTGCCTTCGCACACCGTTTCCCTTCTGCTCAAGCGCCCCGACGTCGTCGCCGCGACTGCAGCGAAGTGA
- the queG gene encoding tRNA epoxyqueuosine(34) reductase QueG, with amino-acid sequence MDDRPDVDRQVRQRAIELGFDVVAVARADEPLGVEHERYRAFIEAGMHGAMGYLAQHAEARRRLNGPEILEGARSVVCVGRRYARTSAEEAGDPPLARTVARYARGQDYHVHLRKKLQKLAAFIRGLGPGIEARALCDIEPVMERVWAMRSGLGFVGKHGLVITPGQGSYLLLGEVVTTLSLVPDVPMHERCGSCTRCLDACPTSAFVKPFVLDPRKCIAYLTIEQHEPPAEELREGIGEHLFGCDVCQEVCPYNRTAPPPAERTKQFHPLPRWEGMDLPDLVALDEESFPEATTGTPLRRARREGLARNAVIVAANRLARAPAGPHAEADRAVLERASTHDDPSVREMAAWGRARVEAGSEAHEEAENGGEDRGEGGSVAPSS; translated from the coding sequence GTGGACGATCGACCGGACGTGGATCGGCAGGTCCGGCAGCGGGCGATCGAGCTCGGGTTCGACGTGGTGGCCGTGGCCCGCGCGGACGAGCCGCTCGGGGTCGAGCACGAGCGCTACCGCGCGTTCATCGAGGCCGGCATGCACGGCGCCATGGGCTACCTCGCCCAGCACGCCGAGGCGCGGCGCAGGCTGAACGGCCCCGAGATCCTCGAGGGCGCCAGGAGCGTCGTGTGCGTCGGCCGCCGCTACGCGCGAACCTCGGCCGAGGAGGCGGGCGATCCGCCGCTCGCGCGCACGGTCGCGCGTTACGCGCGCGGGCAGGACTATCACGTCCACTTACGCAAGAAGTTACAGAAGCTCGCTGCGTTCATCCGCGGGCTCGGACCCGGGATCGAGGCGCGGGCGCTCTGCGACATCGAGCCCGTCATGGAGCGCGTGTGGGCCATGCGGTCGGGGCTCGGCTTCGTTGGAAAACATGGCCTGGTGATCACGCCGGGGCAGGGCAGCTATCTGCTGCTCGGCGAGGTGGTCACGACCCTGTCGCTCGTGCCCGACGTGCCCATGCACGAGCGCTGCGGATCGTGCACGCGCTGCCTCGACGCGTGTCCGACGAGCGCGTTCGTCAAACCCTTCGTGCTCGATCCGCGCAAGTGCATCGCGTACCTGACCATCGAGCAGCACGAGCCTCCGGCCGAGGAGCTGCGCGAGGGGATCGGCGAGCACCTCTTCGGCTGCGACGTCTGCCAGGAGGTCTGTCCCTACAACCGCACGGCGCCGCCGCCCGCGGAGCGCACCAAGCAGTTCCACCCGCTGCCGCGCTGGGAGGGGATGGATCTGCCCGACCTCGTCGCGCTCGACGAGGAGAGCTTCCCCGAGGCGACGACGGGGACGCCGCTGCGACGAGCGCGGCGCGAGGGGCTCGCGCGCAACGCGGTGATCGTGGCGGCGAATCGACTCGCGCGCGCGCCAGCGGGGCCGCACGCCGAGGCGGACCGGGCGGTTCTCGAACGCGCAAGCACGCACGACGACCCCTCGGTGCGCGAGATGGCGGCGTGGGGGCGAGCGCGGGTCGAGGCGGGGTCCGAGGCCCATGAAGAGGCGGAAAACGGGGGCGAAGATCGAGGGGAGGGCGGTTCCGTCGCGCCGAGCTCGTGA
- a CDS encoding RNA methyltransferase has translation MNRVALALVHHPVLDRAGETVTTAITNLDLHDMARSARTYGVTELFVVHPIAAQRLLAERIRDHWVSGSGKRRIPDRAEALDVLRIVPSVEDVYAALGGEAGRAGIELWTTAASARWGTVTTYPDARARLEHTDKPVLITFGTGWGLTSALVSSAEVRLEPIRAKADTGYNHLSVRAACAITLDRLFG, from the coding sequence ATGAATCGCGTCGCGCTCGCGCTCGTTCACCACCCCGTCCTCGACCGCGCGGGCGAGACGGTGACGACCGCGATCACCAACCTCGACCTGCACGACATGGCCCGCAGCGCTCGCACGTACGGCGTGACCGAGCTGTTCGTCGTGCACCCCATCGCCGCGCAGCGCCTGCTCGCCGAGCGCATCCGCGATCACTGGGTGAGCGGCTCGGGCAAGCGCCGCATCCCCGACCGCGCCGAGGCCCTCGACGTGCTGCGCATCGTGCCCAGCGTCGAAGACGTCTACGCCGCGCTCGGAGGCGAAGCGGGCCGCGCGGGCATCGAGCTGTGGACCACGGCAGCCTCCGCTCGCTGGGGCACCGTGACCACCTACCCCGATGCGCGCGCCCGCCTCGAGCACACGGACAAACCCGTGCTCATCACCTTCGGCACGGGCTGGGGTCTCACCAGCGCGCTCGTCTCTTCTGCCGAGGTTCGTCTCGAGCCCATCCGCGCCAAGGCCGACACGGGCTACAATCACCTGAGCGTCCGCGCTGCCTGCGCGATCACGCTCGACCGGCTGTTCGGCTGA